In the genome of Pontibacter actiniarum, the window CCCAAAGCAGTTTATACTTCATCAGCCTTTGTCACACCCCTGTAAAAAGTCTTGTGTCGTGATACTTGATACTTGTGTCCCCAAAGTCTTGTGTCTTACGTCTTGATACTTGTGTCCAAAAAAGCGTATATTGTTGGATTGCCCTATACAGCCCATGTGCGTATAGACGTATAATTCGCCCCTTAAGCCATGCAAGAGAAGAAGCCTATACTTACTGCCGACGACCTGCTGAAGATAGACATACACACGCACATCCTGCCTGCTAACTGGCCCAACCTGCGCGACCGTTACGGCTATGGCGGCTTTATCCGGCTGGAGCACCACAAGCCCTGCTGCGCCCGCATGATGATGGACGATAAGTTCTTCCGCGAAATTCAGGATAACTGCTGGGACCCAAGGGTGCGCATGCACGAGTGCAGCCAGCACAAGGTAGGGGTACAGGTGCTGAGCACCGTGCCGGTGATGTTTAACTATTGGGCAAAGCCGGAGCACACGTATGACCTGTCGCGGATGCTGAATGACCACATTGCCGGCATCGTAGCCGATTACCCGGATCGCTTCGTGGGACTGGGCACCTTGCCCATGCAAGAGCCTGAGCTGGCGGTGAAAGAGCTGGAGCGCTGCATGAAAGAGCTGGGAATGGCAGGCATACAGATCGGCACCCACATTAACGACTGGAACCTGGAGGAGCCGGAGCTGTTCCCTGTTTTTGAAGCGGCGGAGGCACTGGGCGCAGCCATTTTCGTGCATCCCTGGGATATGTTCGGCAAAGAGAAGATGAGCAAGTACTGGTTGCCCTGGCTGGTGGGCATGCCTGCCGAAACAAGTATGGCCATCTGCTCGATGATCTTTGGAGGAGTGTTGGAGCGCCTGCCAAAGCTGCGGGTGGCCTTTGCACACGGCGGCGGTTCCTTCCCGGCGACCATTGGCCGTATTGCACACGGCTTTGAGGTGCGCCCGGACCTGTGCGCAGTGGATAACAACGTAAACCCGCGCAACTACCTCGGCAAGTTCTACCTCGACTCCCTGGTGCATGACCCTGCTGCCCTCGACTACCTGGTAAACCTGGTGGGGGCCAACAGCATCGCGCTCGGCACTGATTACCCTTTCCCGCTCGGTGAGCTGGAACCGGGCAAAATCATCGAGTCCATGCCTTACGACCTGGCTACCAAAGAGCGCATGCTCAGCGGTACGGCCCTGGAGTGGCTCAACTTAAAAAAGGAGCAGTTTGTGAAAGGGCAGGGGCGGGTAAAGGAAAAGGCTTAGCAGTAACAAAATATACTAGCTGCCTCTCTGACCCCCTCTGGCGCAAGTCTTCAGACTTGTGACTTACTATGATGTTGAGTCTGTGACTCAACTGGCTTGCAAAGCCACACTTTCCGTTATTGCCTTCTACAACTTTCCTGGCGCAAGCGTCCGCTTGTGCCTTAGGCTACTCCTGCTGGCGCAAGTTTGTAACTCGTGTCTTACTATGATGTTGAGTTTGCAACTCAACTGGCTCACAGAGCCAAAGCTGTACAGCTTTGACCGTACTTCCATAGCTACTGCTTTTGCATCTTCAAACAAGCTGTCCTTTCTAGCCTCCGTTCATCCTCCAGCTCCCACTCGCCTATCGTTTCACCTCTGGCTTTGGAGCGCTCATGCCCGCGAGGCCCCGTCTTCCCGCATCGCGCTGGGAGCTTTTCCTGCCGGGGGTAGGGGCCCTCTTACTCGTGCCTCGGGCTGCCTCGCTCCCGCTCGTCACCGGAAAAACTCGCATATGCGCTCAACGGAAAGACTGGGATAAGTTTTTAATAGCCAAAGCTGAGGCGGTTCCTGAAACTGCTTTGTAGGGACAGGTCGCGGCCTGTCCGTGCGATACCGCTCGCTATGGAACTTATACTTTGGCAATAGCTACTACAGTCTCCCCTCCCAAAACAAGTGAAGGCGTGAGTTCAAAGCTTGCGGGCGTAGTTCTGAGGGGCAGGGGTGGTTGGACCACTGCAAATTCTTATCTTAGCAGGATAATGAAAACAATAACGGCCACGGCTGTTCAAGTATAAACACATTCCGCACAACATGAACTACCAGAACACACTTGCCTTTGCGCAGGAGCAAGACAAACAAGACCCGCTACACCACTTCAAAAATCAGTTTTACTTCCCGCAGGTAAACGGCCAGGATGCCATTTATTTCTGTGGCAACTCGTTGGGCCTGCAGCCGAAGTCGGCGCAGCGGTTCATCGACCATGAGATGTATAAGTGGGCGAACCTTGCCGTGGAGGGCCATTTTAAAGGAGAGGAGCCGTGGTTTAACTACCATGAGCTATTGGCTGGCGGTGCCGCCCGTGTGGTAGGCGCCAAAGAGAGCGAGGTCGTGATTATGAACCAGCTGACGGTGAACCTGCACCTGATGCTGGTGTCGTTCTACAGGCCGGAAGGCAAACGGTTCAAGATCATCACCGAGGGCGGCGCTTTTCCATCCGACCAGTATGCGCTGGAGACGCAGGCGAAGTTCCACGGCTACAACCCGGATGAGGCCATTATCGAGCTGTTCCCTCGCGAGGGGGAGCGCACGCTGCGCATCGAAGACATCCTGCAAAGTATAAAAGAGCACGGCGAGGAGCTGTCCCTGATTATGATGGGCGGCATAAACTACTATACCGGGCAGGTGTTCGACATGGAAGCCATCACCAAGGCAGGGCACGAGGTGGGAGCTTTGGTCGGCTTTGACCTGGCGCACGCCGCAGGCAACATCCCGCTGCAGCTACACGCCTGGGACGTAGATTTCGCCGTGTGGTGCACGTACAAATACCTTAACTCCGGACCGGGAGGCACGTCGGGGGTATATGTGCATGAGCGTTTCGGAAACGACCCGGGCCTCCCGCGCTTTGCCGGCTGGTGGGGCCATGATGCCCAGGAGCGCTTTAAAATGCAGAAAGGCTTTAAGCCCATGGCAGGAGCGGCCGGGTGGCAGCTGAGTAACGGGCAAATCCTGACGATGTCGGTGCACCGTGCCGCCCTGGAGCTGGTAGAGGAAGCCGGTGGCATGGAAGCCCTGCGTGCCAAGAGCGAAAAGCTGACGGGTTACCTGGAGTACCTGATAAACGATGTGCATGTGGGCGAAGATGTGCTGGAGATGATCACGCCGCGCAACCCGCAGGCGCGTGGCTGTCAAATCTCGCTGCTCGTGAAGCAGAACTCGCGCGTGCTGTTTGATAAGCTGATGGAGGCAGGCATTATTGTGGATTACCGTGAGCCAAACGTGATCCGCGTGGCTCCTACGCCGCTCTACAACAGCTTTGAGGAAGTATACCGCTTCTCCGAAATCCTGCACGAGTGCCTGGAGGGCGTAAAGTAGCATTGGCAAAAGAAAGAAAGCTTTCGCTTTCCGATGATACAGCAGCAGCGGCTGGCACCCTTTTAGTGCCAGCCGCTGTTTTCGTTTGGGGGCAATGGTTTGTAGATAGGGGCTGCCTTTTCTAGCCAATCAAATCGTCACAAGTATACTTCGTGCTACTCCTCTTTCAGGCATTGGGTAGGGCTTACGCTGGCCGCTTTTACGGCTTGCATGCCCACGGTGCCCCAGGCGATCACCAGTGCCAGGAGCCCGGCTCCGGGAAAGTACCACAGCTTCAGCTCAATCCTGTAGGCAAGGTTATCCAGCCAGTGCGTGATGACCAGGTAACTGACAGGCAGCGCGATCAGGATGACAACCACGACCAGCTTTGAAAAATCGGCCGACAGCAGGTATGCGATACTAAATTCGCTGGCGCCCAGCATCTTCCGGATGCCGATCTCTTTCATCCTTCTTTCGGCGGTAAAGGTGGCAAGCCCGAGCAAGCCGAGGCAGGAGATCAGCATGGCTAACCCAGCGAAGTACTTAGACAGCACCGCCACACGCTGCTCGGCGGCATGCAGCTGCTCATAGTCTTCGTTTAGGAACCTGTTGTCGAGCACGAAGCCGGCGTTATAGCGCTGGCTAAGCTCCCGAAGCAGCGCGATCACCACAGTTTGCTTTCCGGCGCAGGCCGCAGCACAAGGCCTGTACAGCCTATACGTTTAGCTCCTCCCGCTCTTCCCGGAACTCCCGCATCCGCTTAAAGTAGTCCCTGGCGGCACGCATGACCTTGGGCGAAAGTATAAGCGCCGACACCATGGTCGGGATGGCCATCATGGCGTACATGCCATCAATAAGAGCAAGTACGGCTGTGATAGAGGCCACGGCGCCGAAGACGATGGTGAACACGTAGAAGTAGTTGTAGTAGTGCTTGTACCTGGCCCCAAACAGGAAGCCGAAGCACTTGGTACCGTAATAAGAATAGGAGAAGAGCGAGGTGAAAGCGAAGATCAGCACACAAAGCACGAGTACATAGCTGCCAATGCCGCCCGGCAGGGCAGAGCCAAAGGCAGTGGCCGTCATGGTTACGCCATTGTCGTCGGAGGTGTGCCAGGTGCCGGTTACGATAATCGCCAACCCGGTAAGTGTGCAGACCACGAGGGTATCAATAAAAGGGCCGAGCATGGCTACCAGTCCCTCCCGAATAGGCTCGTCGGTTTTGGCGGCACCGTGCATCATGGCGGCCGTGCCGATGCCCGCCTCGTTTGAGAACGCTGCCCTGCGCGCGCCGGCGATGATAATGGCCCCTACCGCGCCGCCTAGCACGGCCCTTGCCGAGAAGGCATCCTCAAAGATCAGGGCAAAGGCGCCAGGTATGCTTTCGCGGTTGACAAACATGATGTAAAGCACGGCCACCATGTAGAGGAGCACCATGCTGGGCACCATTTTGCCTGCCACATGGCCAATGCGTTTAATGCCACCGAAAATTACCAGCGAGGTAATCGCGACGAGCGTCAGGCCGATGCCCAGGTTCCAGTAAAACGGGTTTTCGGTGGCAACGCCGTTGGGCACAAGCACCACCTCGCGCAGCACCTGCGTCAGCTGGTTGGCCTGGAAGATGGGCAGTGTCCCGAACAGGCCAGCCACGGCAAAGAACGCAGCCAGCGGTTTCCACTTACTGCCCAGGCCTTCGGTGATCACGTACATGGGGCCGCCTTCTACGTGCCCGTTGGTATCGCGGCCACGGTACATAATGGCCAGTGAGCAGGTAAAGAACTTCGTGGCCATCCCTACAAAGGCACTCACCCACATCCAGAACAGCACGCCGGGGCCCCCGGTGGCAATAGCCACAGCCACACCGCTAATGTTGCCCATGCCTACTGTTGCCGCCAGGGC includes:
- a CDS encoding amidohydrolase family protein, which translates into the protein MQEKKPILTADDLLKIDIHTHILPANWPNLRDRYGYGGFIRLEHHKPCCARMMMDDKFFREIQDNCWDPRVRMHECSQHKVGVQVLSTVPVMFNYWAKPEHTYDLSRMLNDHIAGIVADYPDRFVGLGTLPMQEPELAVKELERCMKELGMAGIQIGTHINDWNLEEPELFPVFEAAEALGAAIFVHPWDMFGKEKMSKYWLPWLVGMPAETSMAICSMIFGGVLERLPKLRVAFAHGGGSFPATIGRIAHGFEVRPDLCAVDNNVNPRNYLGKFYLDSLVHDPAALDYLVNLVGANSIALGTDYPFPLGELEPGKIIESMPYDLATKERMLSGTALEWLNLKKEQFVKGQGRVKEKA
- the kynU gene encoding kynureninase, whose protein sequence is MNYQNTLAFAQEQDKQDPLHHFKNQFYFPQVNGQDAIYFCGNSLGLQPKSAQRFIDHEMYKWANLAVEGHFKGEEPWFNYHELLAGGAARVVGAKESEVVIMNQLTVNLHLMLVSFYRPEGKRFKIITEGGAFPSDQYALETQAKFHGYNPDEAIIELFPREGERTLRIEDILQSIKEHGEELSLIMMGGINYYTGQVFDMEAITKAGHEVGALVGFDLAHAAGNIPLQLHAWDVDFAVWCTYKYLNSGPGGTSGVYVHERFGNDPGLPRFAGWWGHDAQERFKMQKGFKPMAGAAGWQLSNGQILTMSVHRAALELVEEAGGMEALRAKSEKLTGYLEYLINDVHVGEDVLEMITPRNPQARGCQISLLVKQNSRVLFDKLMEAGIIVDYREPNVIRVAPTPLYNSFEEVYRFSEILHECLEGVK
- a CDS encoding ABC transporter permease encodes the protein MVIALLRELSQRYNAGFVLDNRFLNEDYEQLHAAEQRVAVLSKYFAGLAMLISCLGLLGLATFTAERRMKEIGIRKMLGASEFSIAYLLSADFSKLVVVVILIALPVSYLVITHWLDNLAYRIELKLWYFPGAGLLALVIAWGTVGMQAVKAASVSPTQCLKEE
- a CDS encoding alanine/glycine:cation symporter family protein, which translates into the protein MKELERFLVDFSNAAWGMPLLLLLMGGGFFFMVYSGFLPFRYLGHAINVLRGKYDDPDDPGDINHFEALSSALAATVGMGNISGVAVAIATGGPGVLFWMWVSAFVGMATKFFTCSLAIMYRGRDTNGHVEGGPMYVITEGLGSKWKPLAAFFAVAGLFGTLPIFQANQLTQVLREVVLVPNGVATENPFYWNLGIGLTLVAITSLVIFGGIKRIGHVAGKMVPSMVLLYMVAVLYIMFVNRESIPGAFALIFEDAFSARAVLGGAVGAIIIAGARRAAFSNEAGIGTAAMMHGAAKTDEPIREGLVAMLGPFIDTLVVCTLTGLAIIVTGTWHTSDDNGVTMTATAFGSALPGGIGSYVLVLCVLIFAFTSLFSYSYYGTKCFGFLFGARYKHYYNYFYVFTIVFGAVASITAVLALIDGMYAMMAIPTMVSALILSPKVMRAARDYFKRMREFREEREELNV